In Yersinia enterocolitica subsp. enterocolitica, one DNA window encodes the following:
- the astB gene encoding N-succinylarginine dihydrolase has translation MAGYEVNFDGLVGLTHHYAGLSFGNEASTRHQNTLSNPRLAAKQGLLKMKALADLGYKQGVLPPQERPAMGFLRQLGFSGSDEQVLSEVVRKSPRLLSAVSSASSMWTANAATVSPAADSADGRVHFTVANLNNKFHRAIEADTTSAILKSIFNNHRHFVHHDALPSVELFGDEGAANHNRLGGEYDRPAIQVFVYGRQGFENGAMPSRYPARQTLEASEAVARLHLLDPERAVFVQQNPAVIDQGVFHNDVIAVSNQNVLFHHQHAFVPDIRVMEDLRRKMGRIEQQLFTIEVPAAQVSVAQAVSSYLFNSQLLSKANGKMLLVIPQESQECPAVWEYLSELINSGGPIDEVRVFDLRESMHNGGGPACLRLRVALNDTELAAVNSRVMMTPALFVALNNWVDQHYRDRLQFKDLADPQLLQEGRQALDELTKILNLGSIYPFQHL, from the coding sequence ATGGCAGGATATGAAGTTAACTTCGATGGATTGGTTGGGCTGACACATCACTATGCCGGATTGTCTTTTGGTAATGAGGCCTCCACCAGGCATCAAAATACACTCTCCAACCCACGGCTGGCAGCAAAACAGGGCCTGCTAAAAATGAAAGCACTGGCCGATTTAGGTTACAAGCAAGGCGTTCTTCCCCCACAAGAGCGCCCAGCGATGGGGTTTTTACGCCAGTTGGGTTTCAGTGGATCAGATGAGCAAGTATTAAGCGAAGTGGTACGCAAATCGCCGCGGCTATTATCGGCGGTCAGCTCTGCCTCATCAATGTGGACAGCTAATGCGGCAACAGTATCACCTGCCGCGGACAGCGCTGACGGGCGAGTTCATTTTACCGTGGCAAATTTGAATAATAAATTTCATCGCGCCATCGAGGCAGATACAACCTCAGCAATATTAAAAAGCATTTTTAATAATCACCGTCACTTTGTTCACCACGATGCATTGCCCTCTGTTGAGTTATTTGGCGATGAAGGTGCAGCTAATCATAATCGCCTGGGGGGAGAGTATGACCGCCCGGCGATTCAGGTCTTTGTTTATGGCCGTCAAGGGTTTGAAAACGGGGCGATGCCCAGTCGATATCCTGCGCGCCAAACATTAGAAGCTAGCGAAGCCGTGGCACGTTTGCACTTGTTAGACCCTGAACGCGCTGTTTTTGTACAGCAGAATCCGGCGGTGATCGACCAAGGGGTGTTCCACAATGATGTTATCGCGGTCAGTAACCAAAACGTGTTATTCCACCACCAACATGCTTTCGTACCCGATATCCGAGTAATGGAAGATCTGCGTCGCAAAATGGGGCGAATTGAGCAACAGCTGTTCACCATTGAGGTGCCCGCAGCACAAGTTTCTGTCGCACAAGCGGTATCGAGCTATCTGTTTAACAGCCAGTTACTGAGTAAGGCCAATGGCAAGATGCTGCTGGTTATTCCACAAGAATCCCAGGAATGTCCCGCAGTGTGGGAATATCTGTCTGAGCTGATAAATAGTGGTGGTCCGATTGATGAAGTCAGGGTCTTTGACCTGCGCGAAAGTATGCACAATGGTGGTGGTCCGGCCTGCCTACGGCTACGTGTTGCGCTCAATGATACTGAGTTAGCGGCAGTGAATAGCAGAGTGATGATGACTCCTGCTTTGTTTGTTGCGCTGAATAATTGGGTCGATCAGCACTATCGCGATCGCTTGCAATTTAAGGACTTGGCTGACCCACAGTTGTTACAAGAAGGGCGACAAGCATTGGATGAATTGACCAAGATACTCAATTTGGGTTCGATATACCCGTTCCAACATCTTTAA